Proteins encoded within one genomic window of Chloroflexota bacterium:
- the carB gene encoding carbamoyl-phosphate synthase large subunit, protein MTRPASVLILGSGPVVIGQAAEFDYAGTQACRALRAEGVRTILVNSNPATIMTDPSVADVIYLEPLTVEVVEAIIARERPEGLLAGLGGQTALNLAVALARAGVFERHPIRLLGTPLEAIEMAEDRERFRDLLDRIGQPYAPSAIVAGATPDERHDSEARALVEIGLPAIVRPAFTLGGTGGGIVGTEMEYHERVRAGLRASPIGQVMVERCLVGWQEIEYEVMRDADDTCIAVCSMENVDPLGIHTGDSIVVAPVQTLTDAVHQRLRSAALAIIRALGVEGGCNVQFALSPDAAEYAVIEVNPRVSRSSALASKATGYPIARVAAQIAIGRRLAEIPNVVTGTTVAAFEPALDYVVVKLPRFPFDKFPTADRSLGSQMKATGEVMAIDRTFGAALNKALRGIEQAGAGPLAEDPTWIAELGSIARAAGLDPDDPAELLARFGGDAAACEAFRHAERTSYPIRLRSFLAPSDSRLWRILALLRRGVPERDVETATGIAPWFLAEMGRNVALEAEVAAMGPRLLDPADESAMTLLATTKRAGFGDRELAGLAAVEAAAIRATRLAVGLVPGYAMVDTCAAEFAAETPYFYATYAAAGSPPEAPPTPRPGALVIGSGPVRIGQGIEFDYCAVQAADSLRRAGWSAIMINSNPETVSTDFDASTRLYFEPLDAESVESVVDAETAPGDEPLPAFVQFGGQTPLNLAAALAAAGIPLRGASLETIDQAEDRVRFAALLDRLGIPQPDGGMAHSVEEALTLAERIGYPVIMRPSFVIGGLAIDLCYSPEDLVRQLAAATVVDPDRPVRIDRYLEGVEVDVDAVADGRDVLIPGLLEHVERAGVHSGDSVGLFPPQSISAGDQELIVASMERVVRALDVHGLVNAQFIVREDGVYLIEVNPRASRTVPFMSKVTGVPMVDLAVRIALGATLSELGWRNGLLAPPPFVAVKAPAFSTAKLRGVDPSVGPGMQSTGEVIGIHEDVRVALAKALVGAALVPPRLAASSGEASVALISIADRDKPLLPRLATALGRAGYALAATPGTRAALARLGHAASAVAKLGATAGPDETPILDLIAAGTVRLVVNTPTPRSGAVRDAAEIRHAATAEGILCLTAIETAVAAAEALEPEIAAAFADVRSLAEWVPTRARTDGPLAVAGRT, encoded by the coding sequence GCTCGAGGCGATCGAGATGGCCGAGGATCGGGAGCGGTTCCGTGACCTGCTCGACCGGATCGGACAGCCATATGCCCCGTCCGCGATCGTCGCGGGTGCCACGCCCGACGAGCGGCACGACTCGGAGGCTCGAGCGCTCGTCGAGATCGGGCTGCCCGCGATCGTCCGGCCGGCGTTCACCCTCGGCGGCACCGGCGGGGGGATCGTCGGGACGGAGATGGAGTACCACGAGCGGGTCCGCGCCGGCCTCCGCGCCAGTCCGATCGGGCAGGTGATGGTGGAACGCTGCCTCGTCGGCTGGCAGGAGATCGAGTACGAGGTCATGCGCGACGCGGACGATACGTGCATCGCCGTCTGCTCGATGGAGAACGTCGATCCGCTCGGCATCCACACCGGCGATTCGATCGTCGTCGCGCCGGTCCAGACGCTCACCGACGCGGTTCACCAGCGGCTCCGGAGTGCCGCCCTCGCGATCATCCGGGCACTCGGCGTGGAGGGCGGCTGCAACGTCCAGTTCGCCCTGTCGCCGGACGCCGCCGAATACGCCGTCATCGAGGTCAACCCGCGGGTCAGCCGTTCGTCCGCCCTCGCCAGCAAGGCGACCGGCTATCCGATCGCCCGGGTCGCCGCCCAGATCGCGATCGGCAGACGACTCGCCGAGATCCCCAACGTGGTGACCGGCACGACCGTGGCCGCGTTCGAGCCGGCGCTGGATTACGTCGTCGTCAAGCTGCCGCGCTTCCCGTTCGACAAGTTCCCAACCGCCGACCGGAGCCTCGGCAGCCAGATGAAGGCGACCGGCGAGGTGATGGCGATCGACCGCACGTTCGGGGCGGCCCTCAACAAGGCGCTCCGCGGCATCGAGCAGGCGGGTGCCGGCCCGCTCGCGGAGGATCCGACCTGGATCGCGGAGCTCGGATCGATCGCCCGGGCGGCTGGCCTCGACCCGGACGACCCGGCGGAGCTCCTCGCCCGCTTCGGCGGCGATGCCGCGGCCTGCGAGGCGTTCCGCCATGCGGAACGGACGTCGTATCCGATCCGCCTCCGATCGTTCCTCGCCCCCTCGGACTCGCGCCTGTGGCGGATCCTCGCGCTCCTCCGGCGCGGCGTGCCGGAGCGGGACGTCGAGACCGCCACCGGGATCGCGCCGTGGTTCCTCGCCGAGATGGGACGGAACGTGGCGCTCGAGGCTGAGGTCGCCGCGATGGGCCCGCGGCTCCTCGATCCGGCCGATGAGTCGGCCATGACGCTCCTCGCGACGACCAAGCGGGCGGGCTTCGGCGACCGCGAGCTGGCCGGCCTTGCCGCGGTGGAGGCCGCGGCCATCCGGGCCACGCGCCTGGCCGTGGGCCTCGTCCCAGGCTACGCGATGGTCGACACGTGCGCCGCGGAGTTCGCCGCCGAGACCCCGTACTTCTACGCGACATACGCCGCCGCCGGGTCGCCTCCGGAGGCACCGCCGACGCCACGCCCGGGGGCGCTCGTCATCGGCAGCGGCCCGGTCCGCATCGGCCAGGGGATCGAGTTCGACTACTGCGCCGTCCAGGCGGCGGACAGCCTCCGCCGCGCCGGCTGGAGCGCCATCATGATCAACTCGAACCCGGAGACCGTCTCGACGGACTTCGACGCCTCCACCCGGCTGTACTTCGAACCGCTCGATGCGGAGTCCGTCGAGAGCGTCGTCGATGCGGAGACGGCGCCCGGCGACGAGCCGCTTCCGGCATTCGTCCAGTTCGGCGGCCAGACGCCGCTCAACCTGGCCGCCGCGCTCGCCGCCGCCGGCATCCCGCTCCGCGGAGCGAGCCTCGAGACGATCGACCAGGCGGAGGATCGGGTCCGCTTCGCCGCCCTCCTCGACCGCCTCGGCATCCCCCAGCCGGACGGCGGGATGGCCCACAGTGTCGAGGAGGCGCTCACGCTCGCGGAGCGCATCGGGTACCCGGTGATCATGCGACCGTCGTTCGTCATCGGCGGCCTCGCGATCGACCTCTGCTACTCCCCGGAGGACCTCGTCCGGCAGCTCGCCGCGGCGACGGTCGTCGATCCCGACCGGCCGGTGCGGATCGACCGCTACCTCGAGGGGGTCGAGGTCGACGTCGACGCGGTCGCCGACGGACGGGACGTCCTCATCCCGGGACTCCTCGAGCACGTCGAGCGGGCCGGGGTCCACAGTGGCGACTCGGTCGGCCTGTTCCCGCCGCAGAGCATCAGCGCTGGCGACCAGGAGCTCATCGTCGCGTCCATGGAGCGGGTCGTCCGTGCGCTCGACGTCCACGGCCTCGTGAACGCCCAGTTCATCGTCCGCGAGGATGGCGTCTACCTCATCGAGGTGAACCCGCGGGCGAGCCGGACGGTCCCCTTCATGTCCAAGGTCACCGGTGTCCCGATGGTCGATCTCGCGGTCAGGATCGCCCTCGGCGCGACCCTCAGCGAGCTCGGCTGGCGGAACGGCCTGCTCGCGCCGCCGCCGTTCGTCGCCGTCAAGGCGCCGGCGTTCTCGACCGCCAAGCTCCGCGGCGTCGATCCATCCGTCGGGCCGGGGATGCAGTCGACCGGCGAGGTGATCGGCATCCACGAGGATGTCCGGGTCGCCCTCGCGAAGGCGCTCGTGGGCGCGGCGCTCGTCCCGCCACGGCTCGCGGCTTCGTCCGGCGAGGCGTCAGTCGCCCTTATCTCGATCGCCGACCGCGACAAGCCACTCCTGCCTCGACTCGCCACCGCGCTCGGTCGGGCGGGGTATGCGCTCGCCGCCACGCCGGGGACCCGCGCGGCGCTCGCCCGCCTCGGCCACGCGGCGAGCGCCGTCGCCAAGCTCGGCGCGACGGCTGGGCCCGACGAGACGCCCATCCTCGACCTCATCGCGGCCGGAACCGTGCGTCTCGTCGTCAACACGCCGACGCCGCGGAGCGGTGCCGTCCGCGACGCGGCCGAGATCCGCCACGCCGCGACCGCCGAGGGCATCCTCTGCCTCACCGCCATCGAGACAGCGGTCGCGGCCGCCGAGGCGCTCGAACCCGAGATCGCGGCCGCGTTCGCGGATGTCCGCTCGCTCGCGGAGTGGGTCCCCACGCGGGCCCGCACGGACGGTCCGCTCGCGGTCGCCGGCCGGACCTGA
- a CDS encoding insulinase family protein: MPIPAVRFTDERLPNGLRYIIAEDHLAPVVAVDIWYDVGSKHEVPGKTGFAHLFEHVMFQGSAHVGKAEHIALVQAAGGTMNGTTWLDRTNYFETMPSHQLELALWLEADRMGTLLDALSQENLDNQREVVKNEKRWSYDNRPYGTWNEKLQAHLYPPEHPYHHPTIGSMADLDAASLDDVKAFFRTYYAPNNAVLAIVGDVDPADARRWVARYFSAIPANPAIPPLADLRLPPTLGGEHREIVEDRVPLPRVYLGFRAPVFGDPRFDALEVASQILAGGKGSRLYRRLVRDERVAQDVVMFSLGFIGGASVTAGWATVRPGVAIARVEALFIEELERLGREPVTADELARARALVETDELGALQRVEERADRLAMYATLFDDPDLINRMLGRFLAVTPDAIRAAAAGVFRSDNRAVLTYVPATAPADAAALDAAEAVDDEAAA, translated from the coding sequence ATGCCGATCCCCGCCGTCCGCTTCACGGACGAACGTCTGCCGAACGGTCTCCGCTACATCATCGCGGAGGACCACCTCGCGCCCGTCGTCGCCGTCGACATCTGGTACGACGTCGGGAGCAAGCACGAGGTCCCGGGCAAGACCGGATTCGCCCACCTCTTCGAGCACGTCATGTTCCAGGGCAGCGCGCATGTCGGCAAGGCCGAGCACATCGCGCTCGTCCAGGCGGCCGGCGGCACGATGAACGGCACCACGTGGCTCGATCGCACGAACTACTTCGAGACGATGCCCTCGCACCAGCTCGAGCTCGCCCTCTGGCTGGAGGCCGACCGGATGGGGACGCTCCTCGACGCGCTGTCCCAGGAGAACCTCGACAACCAGCGCGAGGTCGTGAAGAACGAGAAGCGCTGGTCGTACGACAACCGCCCGTATGGGACGTGGAACGAGAAGCTCCAGGCCCACCTCTACCCGCCGGAGCACCCCTACCACCACCCGACCATTGGCTCGATGGCCGACCTCGATGCAGCCTCCCTCGACGACGTCAAGGCGTTCTTCCGGACGTACTACGCGCCGAACAACGCGGTCCTCGCGATCGTCGGCGACGTTGATCCGGCGGATGCGCGACGCTGGGTCGCCCGGTATTTCTCCGCCATCCCCGCCAATCCGGCGATCCCGCCGCTCGCTGACCTGCGCCTGCCGCCGACGCTCGGTGGCGAGCATCGCGAGATCGTCGAGGATCGCGTCCCGTTGCCGCGCGTCTACCTCGGCTTCCGGGCCCCCGTCTTCGGCGACCCGCGTTTCGACGCCCTCGAGGTCGCGTCGCAGATCCTCGCCGGCGGGAAGGGCAGCCGCCTGTACCGGCGCCTCGTCCGCGACGAGCGAGTCGCCCAGGACGTCGTCATGTTCAGCCTCGGGTTCATCGGCGGCGCCTCCGTGACGGCGGGTTGGGCGACGGTTCGACCGGGCGTCGCGATCGCGCGGGTCGAGGCGCTCTTCATCGAGGAGCTCGAGCGGCTCGGCCGGGAGCCGGTCACGGCGGACGAGCTCGCCCGGGCCAGAGCCCTCGTCGAGACGGACGAGCTCGGAGCGCTCCAGCGCGTCGAGGAACGGGCGGACCGGCTGGCGATGTACGCGACGTTGTTCGACGATCCGGACCTCATCAACCGCATGCTCGGCCGGTTCCTGGCGGTCACGCCGGACGCCATCCGGGCGGCCGCCGCGGGTGTCTTCCGGTCGGACAACCGGGCCGTCCTCACCTACGTTCCGGCGACGGCGCCGGCCGACGCAGCGGCGCTCGACGCCGCCGAAGCGGTCGACGACGAGGCCGCGGCGTGA
- a CDS encoding insulinase family protein — MTDIVIPTRPTPGEPRPYHFPDFERHRLPNGLTVITVQVPGRPLVSATLVLRNGAVDEPAAHAGVTVLAARALSEGTKRFDAIALVEASERIGASLHAETSWDTMSAGVEVPADRLEPSLELLAEMVGEPTFPSAEVDRLREERLNDLLQAAADPRRRADEAFTDTIYTAESPYHRPAGGIRPTVEPLVDEDLRRAWARGMVPQRIVLVVGGDLAGLDVPAIAERLFGGWSTAPGTVDHPPIVASPALEARLVRLVHRAGAVQTEIRVGHPGLSRRIPDYHAVSVMSAILGGLFNSRLNRNLREDKGYTYGAGAGFDLRRAAGPFVARAAVNTDVTVRAIREILMELDRMRTAAVEEDELRAARDFLVGVFPLRFETPGPVVGSIAGLVVHDLPDDELATYRSRIEAVTAADVLAAAREHIHLERAGIVLVGDADAIGPSLESAGFGPLEIVREDSPGGA; from the coding sequence GTGACGGACATCGTCATCCCGACACGGCCGACACCCGGCGAGCCGCGCCCGTACCACTTCCCGGACTTCGAGCGTCACCGACTCCCCAACGGTCTGACCGTGATCACCGTGCAGGTCCCGGGGCGGCCGCTCGTCAGCGCGACGCTCGTCCTCCGCAACGGCGCGGTCGATGAACCGGCCGCCCATGCCGGCGTGACCGTGCTCGCGGCGCGCGCCCTGTCCGAGGGGACGAAGCGCTTCGACGCGATCGCCCTCGTCGAGGCGTCCGAGCGGATCGGCGCGTCGCTCCACGCCGAGACGAGCTGGGACACGATGTCGGCCGGCGTCGAGGTCCCGGCGGATCGACTCGAGCCGTCCCTCGAGCTCCTCGCCGAGATGGTCGGCGAGCCCACCTTCCCGTCCGCCGAGGTGGACCGCCTCCGCGAGGAGCGTCTCAACGACCTCCTCCAGGCCGCGGCCGACCCGCGGAGACGGGCGGACGAGGCGTTCACGGACACGATCTACACCGCCGAGTCGCCGTACCACCGGCCGGCCGGCGGGATCCGGCCGACCGTCGAGCCGCTCGTCGACGAGGACCTCCGACGAGCGTGGGCGCGGGGGATGGTGCCGCAGCGGATCGTCCTCGTCGTCGGCGGCGACCTCGCCGGACTCGACGTGCCGGCGATCGCCGAGCGGCTGTTCGGCGGCTGGTCGACGGCGCCCGGGACCGTCGATCACCCACCGATCGTCGCCAGTCCCGCACTCGAGGCCCGGCTCGTGCGCCTCGTCCACCGCGCCGGAGCGGTCCAGACGGAGATCCGGGTGGGGCATCCGGGCCTGTCGCGGCGGATCCCGGACTACCACGCCGTGTCCGTCATGAGCGCGATCCTCGGCGGCCTCTTCAACTCGCGGCTCAACCGGAACCTCCGCGAGGACAAGGGGTACACGTACGGTGCCGGCGCGGGCTTCGACCTTCGCCGTGCCGCCGGCCCGTTCGTCGCCAGGGCGGCCGTCAACACGGACGTCACGGTACGGGCGATCCGGGAGATCCTCATGGAGCTCGACCGGATGCGGACCGCGGCCGTCGAGGAGGACGAGCTGCGGGCCGCCCGCGACTTCCTCGTCGGGGTCTTCCCGCTCCGTTTCGAGACACCCGGCCCGGTCGTGGGCTCGATCGCCGGCCTGGTCGTCCACGACCTCCCCGACGATGAACTCGCGACGTATCGGTCACGGATCGAGGCCGTGACGGCCGCGGACGTCCTCGCCGCGGCACGCGAGCACATCCACCTCGAACGCGCCGGGATCGTCCTCGTCGGGGATGCCGACGCCATCGGCCCATCGCTCGAGAGCGCCGGATTCGGACCGCTCGAGATCGTCCGGGAGGATTCTCCGGGAGGCGCCTGA
- a CDS encoding sigma-70 family RNA polymerase sigma factor, with protein sequence MEPSSPSPENRDPAAARDDRAIVDAVLGGDRDAFRALVDRESTTVVRLCHRILGDLHEAEDVTQEAFVTAFRSLASWRGDGSFGAWLARIATRIAFRQAVRRRPVAWIDPIESDSRSGGRDLSAGEREVRTRLVEQAVESRTVADPASIAVRAERTTAIRRAVARLDEPYREVVALRFFGGLSLAEIAVASDRPLGTVKTHLHRGLIRLRVALDDEGIGR encoded by the coding sequence ATCGAACCCTCGTCCCCATCGCCTGAGAACCGCGATCCTGCCGCGGCCCGTGACGATCGAGCGATCGTCGACGCGGTCCTCGGCGGCGATCGCGACGCCTTCAGGGCGCTCGTCGACCGCGAGTCCACCACCGTCGTCCGGCTCTGCCATCGGATCCTCGGCGATCTCCACGAGGCGGAGGACGTGACGCAGGAGGCGTTCGTCACCGCGTTCCGGTCGCTCGCCTCGTGGCGCGGCGACGGCTCCTTCGGGGCGTGGCTCGCGCGGATCGCGACCCGCATCGCGTTCCGCCAGGCGGTCCGGCGGCGTCCGGTGGCCTGGATCGACCCGATCGAGTCCGACTCGCGGTCCGGCGGGCGCGACCTGAGCGCCGGCGAACGGGAGGTTCGCACCCGACTCGTCGAGCAGGCCGTGGAGTCGCGAACGGTCGCCGACCCGGCGTCGATCGCCGTTCGGGCCGAGCGGACGACGGCGATCCGGCGTGCTGTCGCCCGACTCGACGAGCCGTACCGCGAGGTGGTCGCGCTGCGGTTCTTCGGCGGCCTCTCCCTGGCCGAGATCGCCGTCGCCTCGGACCGTCCCCTCGGGACGGTGAAGACCCACCTCCATCGTGGCCTCATCCGACTTCGGGTCGCCCTCGACGACGAGGGCATCGGTCGATGA
- a CDS encoding SOS response-associated peptidase has product MCGRFTQQRSDAELAELFDAEPLSDDPGGHYNVAPTDAASVVVEKGERRAVARYRWGLIPHWATDPSIGSRLINARAETLASSNAFRDSLAHRRCIVPTDGFYEWRRADGTRQPFLIAAADGSPLALAGLWSGWRDPATDEIRRTFTIVTTAANEFMAPIHDRMPIVLPRHAWATWLDPGMEDLGEVQAILAAATEADLSAHPVAPLVNNVRNDGPALVVPLDETADASSGRARGRSTP; this is encoded by the coding sequence ATGTGCGGTCGATTCACCCAGCAGCGGTCCGATGCGGAGCTCGCGGAGCTGTTCGACGCCGAGCCGTTGTCCGACGATCCGGGCGGCCACTACAACGTGGCGCCGACAGATGCGGCGTCGGTCGTCGTGGAGAAGGGCGAGCGGCGGGCCGTCGCTCGCTACCGCTGGGGCCTCATCCCGCACTGGGCGACGGACCCATCGATCGGCAGCCGGCTCATCAACGCCCGGGCGGAGACGCTCGCCTCGAGCAACGCCTTCCGGGACTCGCTCGCCCATCGGCGCTGCATCGTCCCGACGGACGGCTTCTACGAGTGGCGTCGGGCGGACGGAACACGGCAGCCGTTCCTCATCGCGGCGGCGGATGGGTCGCCGCTCGCCCTCGCCGGCCTGTGGTCGGGCTGGCGCGATCCGGCGACGGACGAGATCCGGCGGACCTTCACGATCGTGACGACCGCCGCGAACGAGTTCATGGCGCCCATCCACGACCGGATGCCGATCGTGCTCCCCCGCCACGCCTGGGCCACCTGGCTCGATCCCGGTATGGAGGATCTCGGCGAGGTCCAGGCGATCCTCGCCGCGGCCACTGAAGCGGATCTCTCGGCCCATCCGGTCGCACCGCTCGTGAACAACGTCCGAAACGACGGCCCGGCACTCGTCGTGCCGCTCGACGAGACAGCGGACGCGTCGAGCGGGCGGGCGAGAGGTCGGTCTACTCCCTGA
- a CDS encoding rhomboid family intramembrane serine protease, whose translation MDEPNRPGRGMDPNQPGPLDRATAIAVLRRGDELLEAGHAEDAAGHYQRVVGFDDPAITASALYGLGNALYRLDDEGAALATWRRILELPETPSTYLAWRQIAAANVRDGDLGGALRAYREADRRAPAEDKGEIASRLGWLSKETGDTGGAARYFRRSRGRTNALVTYAIIAVTVVVSFTAWAGFSETANSVDFGWLYPILWLSKAGVAAGELWRLVTVVLVHAPDPTFFFIHLGFNMYALYLVGPVVEAIYGGPRMLFMYLACAVTASTASFVVGPSGFATGASGAVFGLFGVLLVASRVHHPVVDRRRRAILTQVGSLIVINLLLGFGLAGSGTVNIDNAAHIGGLLGGLWLGLILLPAGAPTLSSFWQQADGTRGSKRVAPLVQVVGIAALAVVVVVGLVIGDEAVRRGAAAGAQTEVPRIGRHI comes from the coding sequence ATGGACGAGCCGAACCGCCCGGGCCGCGGCATGGACCCGAACCAGCCCGGCCCGCTCGACCGCGCGACGGCGATCGCCGTCCTCCGCCGAGGCGATGAGCTCCTCGAGGCGGGACACGCGGAGGACGCGGCCGGCCACTATCAGCGGGTCGTCGGCTTCGACGATCCGGCGATCACGGCGAGCGCGCTGTACGGGCTCGGGAACGCCCTCTACCGCCTTGACGACGAGGGGGCGGCTCTCGCGACCTGGCGCCGCATCCTCGAGCTGCCGGAGACGCCGAGCACATACCTCGCCTGGCGCCAGATCGCCGCGGCGAACGTCCGTGACGGCGACCTGGGCGGCGCTCTCCGCGCGTACCGCGAGGCGGATCGACGCGCTCCGGCGGAGGACAAGGGGGAGATCGCCTCGCGACTCGGCTGGTTGTCGAAGGAGACGGGCGACACCGGCGGAGCCGCCCGCTACTTCCGGCGGAGCCGCGGCCGCACGAACGCCCTCGTGACGTACGCGATCATCGCGGTGACGGTCGTGGTCTCGTTCACCGCGTGGGCCGGATTCTCCGAGACGGCGAACAGCGTCGACTTCGGCTGGCTCTATCCGATCCTCTGGCTCAGCAAGGCGGGCGTCGCCGCGGGTGAGCTGTGGCGGCTCGTGACCGTGGTCCTCGTCCACGCTCCGGACCCGACGTTCTTCTTCATCCACCTCGGCTTCAACATGTACGCCCTCTACCTCGTCGGGCCGGTCGTCGAGGCGATCTACGGCGGGCCGCGGATGCTCTTCATGTACCTCGCCTGCGCCGTCACCGCCTCGACGGCGAGCTTCGTGGTCGGGCCTTCCGGGTTCGCGACCGGGGCATCCGGGGCGGTCTTCGGCCTGTTCGGGGTCCTCCTCGTGGCCTCGCGGGTCCACCATCCGGTCGTCGACCGCCGTCGCCGCGCGATCCTCACCCAGGTGGGCTCGCTCATCGTCATCAACCTGCTCCTCGGCTTCGGCCTGGCCGGGAGCGGCACGGTGAACATCGACAACGCGGCCCACATCGGGGGGTTGCTCGGCGGGCTGTGGCTCGGTCTCATCCTCCTTCCGGCGGGCGCGCCGACGCTCTCGTCGTTCTGGCAGCAGGCGGACGGGACGCGCGGGTCGAAGCGGGTCGCGCCGCTCGTCCAGGTCGTCGGGATCGCAGCCCTCGCCGTCGTTGTCGTGGTCGGTCTCGTCATCGGCGACGAGGCGGTGCGCCGTGGCGCGGCGGCCGGTGCGCAGACGGAGGTGCCACGGATCGGCCGGCACATCTGA
- a CDS encoding HAMP domain-containing histidine kinase — translation MPRSLTARIVLAFLGVAFVAWFAIGATLFVLLRGLHTQTLGSRLEDQVSALAVQLRQATIAGDAQTLLAGIHDELPTAGVDAFIVTADGRVVSLSGTPTLRAGTFAVDPGGRGSANHGVTAFPDGRAYVYAATVIRPGAAAGPKALVLATPDTAGRDAVGDLVATVPIVVVVTLLAGAPLAWLVARSVGAPLRRLAAATADVPTTSPIPPLPLDGPTEVRDLIVRFNAMTETLAQTRDRETELLANLRHDLRTPLTVIGGFADALADGTATGEDAGRAARAIAEESARLERLVGELGAIERLRAGAAGLRPEPLDGGALIEEATARFAPGAASVGITVSAVRPESPETAAADLGFVADRLAVDRMLGNLVSNALAVAPSPGGHVWLEARRIGPSFPGDAGSVALSVTDDGPGFPPGATERVFERFFRPDPARSGGGSGLGLAIVRELAAAHGGSAHAEQVAPRGARVSVVLPKVPRPAV, via the coding sequence GTGCCGCGCAGCCTCACCGCCCGCATCGTCCTCGCCTTCCTCGGCGTCGCCTTCGTCGCCTGGTTCGCGATCGGAGCGACACTCTTTGTCCTCCTCCGCGGGCTCCACACCCAGACCCTCGGCAGCCGCCTCGAGGACCAGGTGTCCGCGCTTGCCGTCCAGCTCCGCCAGGCGACGATCGCTGGCGACGCCCAGACGCTGCTGGCCGGCATCCACGACGAGCTACCGACCGCGGGCGTCGACGCGTTCATCGTCACGGCGGACGGCCGGGTCGTCAGCCTCTCCGGCACGCCGACCCTGCGGGCAGGCACGTTCGCGGTCGATCCGGGCGGCCGCGGCTCGGCGAATCACGGGGTCACCGCCTTCCCGGACGGTCGGGCCTACGTCTACGCCGCCACGGTCATCCGCCCCGGCGCTGCCGCGGGTCCGAAGGCACTGGTCCTCGCGACACCGGATACGGCGGGTCGCGACGCCGTCGGCGATCTCGTGGCCACCGTCCCCATCGTCGTGGTCGTCACGCTCCTCGCGGGCGCACCGCTGGCGTGGCTCGTCGCGCGCTCCGTGGGCGCCCCGCTGCGCCGCCTCGCCGCGGCCACGGCGGACGTTCCCACCACCTCGCCGATCCCGCCGCTCCCCCTCGACGGCCCGACCGAGGTGCGGGACCTCATCGTCCGCTTCAACGCCATGACGGAGACACTCGCCCAGACCCGGGACCGGGAGACCGAGCTCCTGGCGAACCTCCGCCACGACCTTCGAACGCCGCTGACGGTCATCGGCGGCTTCGCCGACGCGCTCGCCGACGGGACGGCCACCGGCGAGGACGCCGGACGGGCGGCCAGGGCCATCGCCGAGGAGTCCGCGCGCCTCGAGCGCCTCGTCGGCGAGCTCGGGGCGATCGAGCGACTGCGTGCCGGGGCCGCCGGGCTGCGACCGGAACCGCTCGATGGCGGCGCACTCATCGAGGAGGCGACGGCGCGCTTCGCGCCCGGGGCGGCGAGTGTCGGCATCACGGTCTCGGCCGTCCGGCCCGAGTCGCCCGAGACGGCTGCCGCCGACCTCGGCTTCGTCGCCGACCGGCTCGCGGTCGACCGGATGCTCGGCAACCTCGTCTCGAACGCGCTCGCCGTGGCACCCAGCCCCGGCGGCCATGTCTGGCTCGAGGCCCGCCGGATCGGTCCGTCGTTCCCCGGGGATGCGGGGTCGGTGGCCCTCTCGGTGACCGACGACGGTCCCGGATTCCCGCCCGGCGCCACCGAGCGTGTCTTCGAGCGATTCTTCCGGCCGGACCCGGCCCGGTCCGGTGGCGGCTCAGGCCTCGGGCTCGCGATCGTGCGCGAGCTCGCGGCCGCCCATGGCGGATCGGCCCATGCCGAGCAGGTCGCCCCGCGCGGCGCCCGGGTGAGCGTCGTGCTGCCGAAGGTGCCTCGCCCCGCGGTCTGA